A region of the Gigantopelta aegis isolate Gae_Host chromosome 11, Gae_host_genome, whole genome shotgun sequence genome:
GATGTTTAGTTTTTCCTATTTTATTAACCAAAACAATTTGTCTCAGACACTGCATAATTCATTAGACACCAATATTTCTCACCGTAACGTGGCATATATTCACAGAATACaaataaaagttagtttgttttgtttaactacaccacaagagcacactgatttatgaatcatctgctattggatgtcaaacatttggtcattttgacatatagtcttaaagaggaaacctgctacattttttccattaacaagggatattttatatgcaccatcccacagacaggatagcacataccacagtctttgatatagttgtggtgcactgctggaacagaaaatagcccaataggtctgccaactgggatcgatcccagactgattgCGCATCAGGCTAGCACTTTACTACTGAAGTACGTCCCGTCCCCAGAATACAAATAAGGGCTGTTTCCTAACAAAACAtaccttatttttaaaataaacagacaATCAGAAGGATAGAGGACCCTATAGACTCCTCTGGTTAGACTGGTAGGACACTACTCATCTACAAACCTCATTTTTCATCATGGCTGTGTACAGGTCGACACATTTTGTTCCACACTCATTGGCTGCCTCTACACATGCTTTAGCATATTCTCCTGCAGTCTTGTTAGATTTAGCCATTGGGCGACCTAaaaatgtataacatatatgtattagtGATGTCATCAAcaagagaaatagccaatgaaGATGAAAATGCATGATGATGTTACTGTCTGCTACGAATATGTCATAATAACCCGGGAACATTTTCTTCAGTACCAcattgtggttttgtttttttgtgttttttaacaccactagaacacaccgatttattaatcatcagctatgggCCCACCAAACTGacctcacatcaagcgagcgctttaccactgggctacgtccccccccccccccccccccccccatattatGATTCGCTATTTCCCATTTCACTACACAACAGGCTCGATCCCTACTGATAGGTCCATTGGctcaaaatactgaaatttcggtattgaaaaatgtcatccaccatttagtaaagcgctaacaatatatatatatatatatatatatatatatatgatgaatgcaaaatagctgaaaagaagagacgagggccttgtgtatggaatttaatcttatttagatgaaattagcgggtgagacTTAACTCATGTATTTAAAGCTGAAAATACTGCTCAATATCGGTATCGTATTAATACCGAATACTGTACTGAtgccgaggtaaatcacccccaaaataccgataccgaacctgaaatttaaataccacccagctctagttaaataaatattcctttcctctaAAACCAACCTTTAGCAGTGCATTCTTTCTCCCAGGCTTTCACATCACATGGTGGAGGGGTAATCAGAATAATCTGATGTCTTTCAAGACCAGCAGactgaaacaaataaaacaaattagagaaatatcatataaattaaacatacaaaataaattaattaaatacccTCAAAATAAGAACAAAAGAAGTATTATtgcattacataattattattaatgagaCACAACTCCAAAGTTTGATACAGGatctttattaaagggacacaacTCCAATGCCATatacggtctcactacacagatgtcatctgccattgaaacccatgttaaattgtccaacttcaaacgaagattgccaatagaacgggttctcattggcactaacaacatacaccattgcaaacatacattatataacatttattttcactctaaaattgagaacatttctcTCAcatttttttgctatatgaccgcatctggctgtagtaccagtctgaacaggttgttcattaaccaattcactctggctgtctcttgcgctgtgcacccatgtcccaaaaggtcaatgcacaatattacaaaataacatgggtaaaatGCAGCCAGAAGGAttatcattaaacatacatattgttttaattcttcaccatttcctagaagtgagtATGTGAACCATatcatgtgtcacaattaggaactatagtgaaccgtgatcaatgaactcttacccggaagtgatctgtgtagtgagacctaaaaattatttatcaaaGGGACACAACTCCAAGGTTTGATACAgattttatattaaagggaTAAAATGCTACGGTCTGATAGTTTAATTAAAGGGTTACAAATTGTCATGGTTTGATAGATTCTTTATTAAAGttagtctctggttaccatattataacatcatgtacaaatttATATGAGacacaagctcaaatgcacttttaaaagtttgctatgaacggagatcgtctgTGTCGCTATTGccaaaaatgaaatgagaaatcttgcgctgtacaaagaacgttcaGTTGAGGATAcagtactagagtctttcgttaaaaccggtttgatcttgacaacgtattatcaacaatcgtaccttcctatttcagaatcaatattttataaagtgttagaagaactttcaaagtttagtttgtatactattAACACactgatcatgtatatatttttttaaataaaatacactaacgtagacaatgaacgttttcatttcttaattttacgtgtgttaaaatctacaaattcaaataaatattctttcgtttggaaagggtaaacttagtttgttttgtttaacgacatcaatgttagagcatattgatttaagagAAAACGGGTGCATGTGTAGGGGAGGGTACTGGGGGTCGAAACCTTTACCTGtccaagctaaaaaaaaaaaaaaaaaaaattctgggggagcatggccccatataaacttcgctcaacagtctATAACCTCAACTCCACTACAATCCCTGCACATacagcaaggaatcgtttatatgtaccatcccacagacaagatatcacataccatggccttttatataccggtcatggtacactggctggaacgagcccgcTGATGGGGATTGTGATGGAGACAGCCGTCTGCACATTAACTTTTGACCGGGGTCTGAAACAACTGGAGTAGCACTTTAATGTTCGAAAGCCAGTACATGGAGTAATTAACCCAAGAACGTTCCCTGTATTAGTTAGATGGTATCTGTATTGTTGGTAGTTTTAGAGAATTAGTGTGGCCATTATTTCGCCACTCGTCCATAAATGGCAGGACTGCCAAAGATGGGACCCAGCTGCCAAGAATCCAGCTAGGGGATATAAGCTGAGAGTTCGTTCTGTATAGGAACTTGGGGTGGCAAGCACGTATAGAGAGGCGGTGGAAACGCTGTCCGCTGGGCGAACTTTATTAGTCCAGTGGACATAGGTAACTATATTTTACTGCTCTGTAGTAACTGAAAGGTATTTTGTTGTGGCATTcaagtattataattatgtgtattctTGTTTTGCTTAGTGGGGGAAGGACAGCTGGTCATCTAAGTCAGACCGActaaagtaaactgtaggcgtTGCTtacccaaaatatatatagagaggttaTAATATCTATAACTGGTAATCCTAATATCATGACCTGGTAAATTATAGGTCCTTGGAATATTGGATGTAGAGAAGACTGcggataataattaattattctaaGGTTGGGTTATGTTTTATCTGTGAGTGATAGCTATATCCCTAATTGCCAAGTGATTAGGTTTACGTGTGGTGCTCAGCCTAGAGGTGGTGTGACACCGGTTTTAACAGGCCATGTAAGTGCTGTAACACTTACCtggtattatataatacatagttCAAACTAAACTTGTGTTGTTGTCTTTCTAGTGAATTTAACGTTGgttaagtaaatataaatatatatatacaatcctGTTCCCTGAATACCCCTAGAGCCAGCCACTCAGGTAGAAACCTGCCCGATAGGATACAAGGAGATCTATTTGTATAGGTTGGGATATTTGGAGAAATACTGTTACATCCATTGTGGGTTTCTGATTTGGTTACCTGGAAACAAAGTGGTGGGAGCAGTTGCCGGTAACGGCGTTAGAACCCCCgtaacagggatcaatcctagactgaccgcgcatctccaaaaaacacctttttaggtctaagtaatgaatagatataacatatagtcttgataaatgttacataaatcgaacacaacaccctcttcctctacccctagagcgtttcataattattaacactcccttacatgtaacacatatgccaaccgctggccactgttaaaatgttaaggcaaatcccccactgaCCCCTGGAAAGATGTTGTACCATacatctatggatataaatatgttttggagatatgagacgacccctcgatcaagacagttaaatttgttcaaaatcaggtgagaagctcagcgcctgcgtaAATCAAGTAAAgccccagttctactggcgtcctgCTAAATGAAGAACAACAAAGCTAGCCATTGCATTTGTAGTTGACCtaaataatgtagataagcgagcattgcgaaactatagcgatgtggtggacctttcatgtaccaaacagaactggattaataaaaatattccagggactgcagctttaaaggTACACAACTTCATGGTCTGATACAGATTTTGTATTAAACAGATACACCTACAATGTTTGATAGATGTTCTTCATTAAAGTGACACAAATACCCAAGGTTTGAGAGATGTGCTTTACTAAAGGGACACAACTCAATAATATGATACCtattcattattaaagggacacaacCCCAAggtttaggattgattcctattggtgggcccattgggctatttctcattccagccacgactggtatatcaaaggttgtggtatgtgctatcctgtctatgggatggtgcatataaaagatcccttgctactaatagaaaaatgtagtgggtttcctctctaagactatgtaaaaatgcccaaatgtttgacatccaatagctgatgattaataaatcaatgtgctctagtggtgtcaataaacaaaacaaacttcttctattACCTGCAGATATTCCACCATTTCGTTGAGACCCTCCTGGTATTCCTCTAATGGCACGTGCTGCTTTGAGTTGAGAGTTGCGTCATTCGAGTCATTGGTGCCGAGGAAAATCGTCACTGCAGCTATGACGTCAGCGTCTTCCTCAGATATCAGCTGAGGCAGGAGGTACTTACACCAGCGGACATTGTAGCCCGAAAAACCACGATTTATAACATCACACTTtctgaaaggaaaggaatatttgtttaaggaCAACTCAGAGCATTATAAACTGTGATAAACTGgtaatatgagagagagagagagagagagagagagagagagagagagagagagagagagagagagagagagagagatatggaggAAGCGAGAGCgagaaagaaagacaagaaAAGAAGAGACAGAGAAAGTGGGGGagtcattaatttattttgactAACATTCTGCTTTAATTTTTCATGTTTCAGAAttggtatgtatttttttaaacaactgtccagaaagatttttttttatatatacaaaatgtatttaacaaaagATATAACAACTGGATTATCGTCTTGtaaacatcaaaatatttaaaacacacCTCTGTAGGTGATCTGCTAGTAATGCTCCCCATTTCCCTTCGCTGCCGAAACAATGCTGAAATAGAAAGTTCTTCATGAGAGAGGTGTACATATAAACGTACATGTACCATTGTTTATACTTTGCCCCAGATGTTTCTAAAAtgtaatagaattaaaaaaagtcATTTCATATTCTGcacaacccaaacaaacatacaaataaaggCTAATTAATCGATTACATgacttacatgtatattcagGATTCAACATCTAAGGAGAAtttgcttaaaaaaaaatagacccaatttaaataaacaagtaCAAAGTTCTGTACCTGTTATCTGTATCAACGTATGTTGTAATTTGGcaattcagggaacattttgtcgAGTATTGTGCTGCGATTCGCTatgcaaatttcagagatcactacacagtttgaaaccgttaaacagtaattgctatcaaattttcagttgactagaaatattgttaATCGAGATTttggaacaaaatgttccctgcaatTTATATCTTGACTACAGACCTAAAGTCAATGTGGTATACGATTAATTTAGTTCATATGTTCACAATAAAAACCATGCCcccaatttgattaaaattagctctactagtcttaaccagtagatctaacagccctgtgtggactcccatgtccaggtgacatttcatctataaataacaatttaaatatcaaccaattacactttgccttttatagcgttattcgggagcacacaaattctaaaaatatcgggcgagactatttatgcaatagacgaacttgttggtctatttcaacattgaaaaaacagggggaaaagtgcagtaataaactctggattgtatactagtctaaacagattttatggctataccatcacgatttttttctgtcttgaaatgatttttatacaaaatcattttgtatacccacGGCATAAtaccgaatgttttcaaattctttttaaattactggcatgattttgcaagtaagattttgattggtcgaatgaaaggtcaactggacataaactccaacaggctgctgttagatccacatgtaatagttgagctaattttaattagattgccatgCCCCTTGCTTACAAAACTGTTAAAAGTGTAAGACTCGTCTTTGATAACATGTTGAGACTTTAACATCATGGTAACACCACACAAACTGCATGTGTGtgacattataataatgattattaaaCATACCAGTGTGGACTCTAAAGGGTtaggagggcgggacgtagccccgtgATAAAGCATTCGCTTCAAGCGTGGTCAGTTTGgcatcgatccctgtcagtgggcccatttctcgctccagccagtgtaccacgactggtatatctaaggctgtggtatgtgttatcctgtctgtgggatgcatataaaagatcccttgctgctaataaaaaaaaaaagtagcccatgaagtggcgacagcaggtttcctctctcaatatctgtgtggttcttaaccatttgtctgatgccatataaataaaatgtgctgagtgcgtcgttaagtaatacatttctttccttcctaaAGGTTTACAACCACTGGCCCTGTGTAATATTTGCTTCATGTAACTTCATGCTACATGTGCACATTAATGCACCTGTATTTCCTACATGTTACGATGTAgtcatatatacacacataatgttTGACAGGCTTAAACGAATTTTGAAGGTTTTCACCTGTGTGCCAGATGATCCAATTAAAACAACTTTTGGCCAAATTGAAAGTAAGTTACAATCTGCCATTTTCActctgtttcttttgttttcctgtctgttaACATCTGCGAGAAATCAAACCCCAAACttaattctgaaataaaacCAGTTATTTGCATCagcaacaaatacatatatgtgcatgtctatatatacaaatgtacatcaggccataggatt
Encoded here:
- the LOC121385015 gene encoding isoamyl acetate-hydrolyzing esterase 1 homolog isoform X1, with amino-acid sequence MTDENTVVFWPKIVLFGDSLTQHCFGSEGKWGALLADHLQRKCDVINRGFSGYNVRWCKYLLPQLISEEDADVIAAVTIFLGTNDSNDATLNSKQHVPLEEYQEGLNEMVEYLQSAGLERHQIILITPPPCDVKAWEKECTAKGRPMAKSNKTAGEYAKACVEAANECGTKCVDLYTAMMKNEGWEEYLHDGLHLSSKGSEFLFGLLRPLIDQLTSNLKTRFPLWDQIDEKNPEASLCLDTI
- the LOC121385015 gene encoding isoamyl acetate-hydrolyzing esterase 1 homolog isoform X2, encoding MADCNLLSIWPKVVLIGSSGTQHCFGSEGKWGALLADHLQRKCDVINRGFSGYNVRWCKYLLPQLISEEDADVIAAVTIFLGTNDSNDATLNSKQHVPLEEYQEGLNEMVEYLQSAGLERHQIILITPPPCDVKAWEKECTAKGRPMAKSNKTAGEYAKACVEAANECGTKCVDLYTAMMKNEGWEEYLHDGLHLSSKGSEFLFGLLRPLIDQLTSNLKTRFPLWDQIDEKNPEASLCLDTI